Proteins encoded within one genomic window of Alteribacter populi:
- a CDS encoding lipoate--protein ligase: MRFINNENMTDPSINLAIEEYALKHLDQENTYLLFYVNEPSIIIGKNQNTVEEINKDYVESKGIHVVRRLSGGGAVYHDTGNLNFSFITKDDGESFHNFQKFTQPVVDALQKLGVNAKLTGRNDLQVGKRKISGNAQYTTKGRMFSHGTLLLESEMENVVDALNVNEEKIRSKGIKSIRSRVANINEFLDSRLSMEEFKALLLRYIFDGQEVPTYDLSEDDWKGIHRISEERYQNWDWNYGRSPKFDLIQSKRFDAGTVDVRLNVSKGTILDCKIFGDFFGVGDIVDVEEALIGTKYEREAIGKTLSELTIKHYFGPITKEEIVELVY, from the coding sequence ATGCGATTTATTAATAATGAAAACATGACCGATCCGAGTATTAACTTAGCGATTGAAGAGTATGCACTTAAGCACTTGGATCAAGAAAATACATACCTTTTGTTTTATGTGAATGAGCCTTCTATTATTATTGGGAAAAACCAAAATACTGTTGAAGAAATCAATAAGGATTACGTGGAATCCAAAGGAATCCATGTCGTACGTCGGCTTTCAGGTGGAGGGGCTGTCTATCATGATACCGGAAACTTGAATTTCAGTTTTATTACTAAAGATGATGGAGAGAGCTTTCACAACTTCCAAAAGTTTACCCAACCTGTCGTTGATGCCTTGCAAAAATTAGGTGTAAATGCAAAATTGACCGGAAGAAATGACCTGCAAGTAGGAAAAAGGAAAATTTCTGGAAATGCGCAGTACACGACCAAGGGGCGTATGTTTAGCCACGGCACATTACTGCTTGAATCAGAAATGGAGAATGTAGTAGATGCCTTAAATGTTAATGAAGAAAAAATCCGCTCGAAAGGGATTAAGTCGATTCGTAGTCGTGTAGCAAACATTAATGAGTTTTTGGACAGTCGTTTGTCAATGGAGGAATTTAAGGCTCTATTATTACGCTATATATTTGATGGGCAAGAAGTACCAACCTATGATTTGAGTGAAGACGACTGGAAAGGAATCCACCGCATTTCTGAAGAGAGATATCAAAATTGGGACTGGAATTATGGGCGTTCACCAAAGTTTGATTTAATACAATCAAAGCGATTTGATGCAGGAACGGTAGATGTTCGCTTGAATGTAAGCAAAGGGACGATTTTAGACTGCAAGATCTTTGGAGATTTCTTCGGTGTTGGCGATATCGTTGATGTAGAGGAAGCGTTAATTGGAACGAAATATGAACGTGAAGCCATTGGTAAAACTTTAAGTGAGCTTACCATTAAACATTACTTCGGACCGATTACGAAAGAAGAGATTGTCGAGCTTGTATACTAA
- a CDS encoding DUF2642 domain-containing protein — translation MDTYYHLYSGEDRETPSMVTVVDPYIYEKLQELVGGKAVVQTVKDSVTGVISSVMPDHVVVDVSGSSFFVRMQQMIWIKPY, via the coding sequence ATGGATACTTATTATCATCTGTATAGTGGAGAAGACCGGGAAACACCGAGTATGGTTACAGTGGTGGATCCTTATATATATGAGAAATTACAGGAACTTGTTGGCGGAAAAGCGGTCGTACAAACGGTTAAGGATAGTGTTACCGGAGTTATTAGTAGCGTAATGCCCGATCATGTCGTTGTTGATGTTAGTGGTAGTTCATTCTTTGTACGTATGCAACAAATGATTTGGATAAAGCCTTACTAA
- a CDS encoding spore germination protein has protein sequence MSLFNIFNKNNKRKEQNQQMIEPPDIPTFPVSINMEENRKYIKETFHYTEDLIEKKLTTQSGKTLYLIYFDSSTDKKKLESSVFNRIYELKKDQSLDRAFEELDSVKLFVLSDGIDELLAGKSLLLIQDTGYCYAVGTTELIQREISEPENEKVIRGNHDGFIEHLSTNIQLVREIINHPSLVVRYNTIGEVTKTKTAILYMEGRCDPQVIEEVQRRLSKIKVDKMITPGIIEEYLEDNIYSMFPQFISTERADRSAINLIDGRIIVLVDGDPTALLLPITFFSFFQSGDDYNTRWLAGNFYRMIRVISFLLAVTLPGVYISVITFHYEIIPFGMTFVIKDAVEHIPYPPLLEAFFMELTLELIREAGIRLPAPIGQTIGIVGGLVIGDAVVNAGFVSSIMIIVVALTAIASFVVPIHEMSVAIRILRFPVMIMAALLGFVGIVFCLTIYLIHLCKLTSIGQPYFYPFAPFSFKGLLNRFIRIPHTIEIKDSEKDNQNKKSSSS, from the coding sequence GTGAGTCTCTTTAATATATTTAATAAAAATAACAAACGAAAAGAACAAAACCAACAAATGATCGAACCTCCTGATATTCCTACCTTTCCGGTATCCATTAACATGGAGGAAAACCGAAAATATATAAAAGAAACCTTTCATTATACAGAAGATCTTATAGAGAAAAAACTAACCACCCAATCAGGCAAAACTCTTTATTTAATTTATTTTGATTCGTCAACAGATAAAAAGAAACTAGAGAGCAGCGTATTCAACCGAATATATGAATTAAAGAAAGACCAAAGTCTAGATCGCGCCTTTGAAGAGCTCGATTCAGTAAAACTATTTGTACTTTCAGATGGAATTGATGAACTTCTGGCTGGGAAAAGTCTGCTCCTTATTCAAGATACAGGTTATTGCTATGCCGTAGGTACTACTGAACTCATCCAAAGGGAAATTTCAGAGCCAGAGAACGAGAAAGTTATTCGTGGTAATCATGACGGGTTCATAGAGCATTTATCAACGAATATTCAACTCGTCCGAGAGATTATCAATCACCCTTCTCTTGTCGTTAGATACAACACAATAGGTGAAGTTACAAAAACAAAAACGGCGATTCTTTATATGGAAGGACGTTGTGATCCTCAAGTTATTGAAGAAGTTCAAAGAAGGTTATCAAAGATTAAAGTAGATAAAATGATAACCCCTGGCATTATAGAAGAATATCTCGAAGACAATATCTACTCTATGTTTCCTCAATTTATTAGCACAGAGCGAGCCGATCGTTCAGCAATTAACTTAATCGACGGCCGTATTATTGTACTGGTAGACGGAGATCCTACGGCACTTTTGTTACCTATTACCTTTTTCTCTTTTTTTCAGTCCGGTGATGACTATAACACCCGCTGGCTCGCAGGAAACTTTTATAGGATGATCAGGGTGATTAGCTTCCTATTAGCGGTAACCTTACCAGGAGTCTATATTTCGGTGATTACCTTTCACTATGAAATTATTCCTTTTGGAATGACTTTTGTCATAAAAGATGCAGTAGAACACATCCCTTATCCCCCCTTGTTAGAAGCATTTTTCATGGAACTTACACTTGAGTTGATTCGTGAAGCAGGGATTCGTTTGCCTGCTCCTATAGGGCAAACAATCGGTATCGTAGGGGGACTTGTCATTGGGGATGCTGTGGTGAATGCGGGATTCGTCTCGAGCATTATGATCATTGTCGTCGCCTTAACAGCCATAGCATCTTTTGTCGTTCCAATTCATGAAATGAGCGTGGCGATTCGGATTCTTCGTTTTCCAGTTATGATCATGGCCGCACTCCTTGGTTTTGTCGGCATCGTTTTTTGCTTAACGATCTACTTGATCCACCTATGTAAATTAACAAGCATTGGACAACCTTATTTTTATCCATTTGCCCCATTTAGTTTTAAAGGGCTTTTAAATCGGTTTATCCGTATTCCACATACCATTGAGATTAAAGATTCCGAAAAGGATAATCAAAACAAGAAAAGTTCATCGAGTTAA
- the deoD gene encoding purine-nucleoside phosphorylase: protein MSVHIGAKQGEIAESILLPGDPLRAKYIADTFLEDVTCYNEVRGMLGYTGTYKGKRISVQGTGMGVPSISIYTHELINEYGVKNLIRVGTCGAFQKDVKVRDVILAMSASSDSGVNRRHFNHIDFAPTADFGLLKSAYDGAVSSGLNVRVGNVYTSDVFYNDDKETVQLLADHQVLAVEMESSALYTIAARFGVNALSVLTVSDHLITGEETSSQERQETFNEMVEVALTAAVKAE, encoded by the coding sequence ATGAGTGTACATATTGGTGCAAAACAAGGAGAAATTGCTGAATCCATTCTATTACCAGGAGATCCGCTAAGAGCGAAGTATATTGCTGATACGTTCTTAGAAGACGTAACTTGTTACAACGAAGTCCGTGGAATGTTAGGCTACACAGGCACATATAAAGGCAAACGTATTTCTGTACAAGGAACAGGCATGGGTGTACCATCCATTTCAATTTACACCCACGAATTAATCAATGAATATGGTGTTAAAAACTTAATCCGCGTTGGAACATGCGGTGCATTCCAGAAGGACGTAAAAGTAAGAGATGTCATTCTTGCTATGAGTGCCTCCTCTGATTCCGGTGTAAATCGCCGTCATTTTAATCACATCGACTTCGCTCCAACAGCTGATTTTGGTCTGTTGAAAAGTGCATATGACGGTGCTGTTTCCAGTGGATTGAATGTTCGCGTTGGAAACGTATATACGAGTGATGTGTTTTATAATGATGACAAGGAAACTGTTCAGCTCTTAGCCGACCACCAAGTTCTTGCTGTTGAAATGGAATCTTCAGCTCTTTACACAATCGCAGCACGTTTTGGTGTGAATGCTCTTAGCGTATTAACGGTAAGTGACCACCTGATTACAGGAGAAGAAACAAGCTCTCAAGAGCGTCAAGAAACGTTTAATGAGATGGTAGAAGTGGCTCTGACGGCTGCAGTGAAAGCCGAGTAA